The following are encoded together in the Populus trichocarpa isolate Nisqually-1 chromosome 5, P.trichocarpa_v4.1, whole genome shotgun sequence genome:
- the LOC18099177 gene encoding protein ALTERED PHOSPHATE STARVATION RESPONSE 1-like — MGCCYSRIEREEMVSRCKARKRYMKQYVKARQSLSASHAMYIRSLRSTGSALLQFSSNESDHHLRLPPIHPSPPPLPPTPPPPPPPPMSPSSDTWTTTTTTTAASPLPPPPPPPPVAGSGWDFWDPFVPPPPISVEGQEWEEVTTTITTSEMVAVAPPSVASRFPKENASGSGSELAMVVSRNSKDLVEIIKEVDEYFLKAADAGGQLSRVLEVSSPNLSARQGKGGRVYNYGCNLTSPSSWTWGSSPKLDGFGKMSEEMVVSHVGSGGVAHVSHCSTVERLYAWEKKLFIEVKNAESLKIEHEKKVALLRKLEARRADYVKTEKIKKEVEKLESQMIVATQGIETTSAEIIKLRETELYPQLLELVKGLMCMWRGMYESHQVQTHIVQQLKYLNAIPSTEPTSEIHRQSTLQLELEVQQWHHSFCNVVKAQRDYIQSLTGWLRLSLFQFSKNPISRTSQESRIYSLCEEWNHAVDRIPDKVASEGIKSFITVIHAIVVQQAEEHKQKKKSESAFKEFEKKVAELRALESKYGPYSMPETSSTIRIKDPVTEKRAKVEILRARAEEEKSKHEKLISVTRSMTSNNLQMGFPHAFQAMVGFSSVCMNVFESVYNQAKNADQEHDVKREELDLG, encoded by the exons ATGGGCTGTTGTTACTCAAGAATAGAGAGAGAGGAAATGGTGTCAAGATGCAAAGCAAGAAAGAGATACATGAAACAATATGTTAAAGCAAGACAATCGCTTTCTGCTTCGCATGCAATGTACATCCGTTCACTTCGTAGTACTGGATCAGCCCTCCTTCAGTTCTCCAGCAATGAATCAGACCACCACCTCCGCCTGCCACCCATTCACCCCTCTCCACCACCACTTCCACCCACccctccaccacctccaccacctccaatgagtccaagttcagacaCCTGGacgaccaccaccaccacaaccgCCGCCTCTCCTCTTCCCCCGCCTCCTCCGCCTCCGCCAGTGGCGGGGTCGGGTTGGGATTTCTGGGACCCCTTTGTCCCTCCTCCGCCGATATCAGTGGAGGGGCAGGAGTGGGAGGAGGTGACCACCACCATCACGACATCGGAAATGGTGGCGGTTGCGCCGCCTTCGGTAGCTAGTCGGTTTCCTAAAGAGAACGCTAGTGGAAGTGGAAGTGAGCTTGCTATGGTGGTTTCAAGAAATAGCAAAGATTTAGTGGAGATCATTAAAGAAGTTGATGAATATTTTCTTAAAGCTGCTGATGCTGGCGGTCAACTTTCTCGTGTTTTAGAAGTCTCGAGCCCTAACTTGTCAGCAAGACAAGGCAAAGGAG GTAGAGTTTATAATTATGGATGCAATTTGACTAGCCCATCATCGTGGACATGGGGTTCAAGCCCAAAACTTGATGGGTTTGGAAAGATGAGTGAAGAAATGGTGGTTAGTCATGTAGGAAGTGGGGGTGTCGCTCATGTTAGCCACTGTTCCACTGTGGAGAGACTATATGCTTGGGAGAAGAAACTATTCATAGAGGTCAAG AATGCTGAGAGTTTGAAAATTGAGCATGAGAAGAAGGTGGCATTGCTTAGGAAGCTAGAGGCGAGGAGGGCTGACTATGTAAAGACGGAGAAGATCAAGAAAGAAGTAGAGAAATTGGAGTCCCAAATGATAGTTGCTACTCAGGGCATTGAAACTACCTCTGCTGAAATCATCAAATTAAGGGAGACAGAGCTTTACCCTCAACTCCTTGAGCTTGTGAAAGG TTTAATGTGCATGTGGAGAGGCATGTACGAGTCACACCAGGTCCAGACACACATTGTTCAGCAGCTCAAATATCTCAACGCTATCCCATCTACTGAGCCGACGTCAGAGATTCATAGACAGTCGACTCTCCAGCTTGAGCTTGAGGTCCAGCAATGGCACCATTCATTCTGCAATGTTGTCAAGGCTCAGCGGGACTACATCCAGTCCCTCACAGGCTGGCTCCGGCTCAGCCTTTTCCAGTTTAGCAAAAACCCAATTTCCAGAACCAGTCAGGAATCAAGAATTTACTCCCTTTGCGAAGAATGGAACCATGCAGTTGATAGAATTCCTGACAAAGTGGCATCAGAAGGAATCAAGAGCTTCATAACAGTAATTCATGCTATTGTAGTTCAACAAGCAGAAGAGCATAAGCAAAAGAAGAAGTCAGAATCTGCATTCAAGGAGTTTGAGAAGAAGGTTGCTGAGCTTAGAGCTTTGGAGAGCAAGTATGGTCCGTATTCAATGCCTGAAACTTCGAGCACAATACGCATCAAGGACCCAGTTACGGAGAAACGAGCAAAGGTTGAGATCTTGCGGGCAAGGGCAGAGGAAGAAAAGAGTAAGCATGAAAAGTTGATTAGCGTAACAAGGTCAATGACATCGAATAATCTCCAGATGGGATTCCCACATGCTTTTCAGGCAATGGTGGGTTTTTCGAGTGTGTGTATGAATGTTTTTGAATCGGTATACAATCAAGCCAAGAATGCTGACCAGGAACATGATGTGAAGAGAGAAGAACTAGATTTAggataa
- the LOC18099178 gene encoding protein NUCLEAR FUSION DEFECTIVE 4 — translation MCPLLSPASPAGKWLGFVTAIWVQASCGNNYTFSNYSDALKSIMALTQLELNTLSVAKDVGKAFGLLSGIASDRWSTSVILLIGSFEGLIGYGVQWLVVSQRIHPLPYWQMCIFLCLGGNSTTWMNTAVLVTCMRNFPKNRGPVSGILKGYVGLSTAIFTDICTALFSSNPSAFLLILAIVPAIICLAAILFLRETASAAGPIEEKEEARFFNIFNAIAIIAAAYLLAFDITGNHGHVVSLVFVAGLIFLLASPLFVPLYSVLLKLKSNSDTEQQIKEPLLVGPEDSPAKAQKPEPATTVSVEVENAGIKQRPMIGEDHTIIEMIRTYDFWVLFISFLCGVGTGMCVMNNLGQMGLALGYIDVSIFVSLTSIWGFFGRIISGLVSEQLLWKFGTPRPLWNAASQVLMTLGFVIMALALPGSLYIGSILVGICYGVRLTITVAVASELFGLKYYGLLYNILILNLPLGSFLFSGLLAGYLYDAQAARSPAGGGNTCVGPHCYFLVFLIMALACVIGFGLDVLLAIRTKKVYSKIYTDRKFSPASTVA, via the exons ATGTGTCCATTGTTATCTCCTGCATCTCCTGCTGGAAAATGGTTAGGATTTGTTACTGCAATATGGGTGCAGGCAAGCTGCGGTAACAACTACACCTTTTCCAACTACTCAGATGCTTTAAAATCAATCATGGCTCTTACTCAGCTGGAGCTCAATACTCTATCTGTTGCTAAAGACGTTGGAAAGGCCTTTGGTCTATTGTCTGGCATTGCTTCAGATCGTTGGTCAACTTCTGTAATACTCCTTATTGGATCATTTGAAGGGCTCATAGGATATGGAGTTCAATGGCTTGTTGTTAGCCAGCGTATCCATCCTCTTCCTTACTGGCAG ATGTGTATATTTTTGTGCTTGGGAGGCAACAGCACAACATGGATGAACACGGCAGTTCTTGTAACTTGCATGCGGAACTTTCCAAAAAATCGCGGCCCCGTCTCCGGAATCCTGAAGGGTTATGTAGGACTCAGCACAGCAATATTTACTGATATTTGCACAGCTCTTTTCTCCTCCAATCCTTCTGCATTTCTCCTAATTCTTGCTATTGTTCCTGCTATCATTTGCCTTGCTGCTATTCTTTTCCTCCGCGAAACCGCATCTGCTGCTGGTCCTATAGAGGAAAAGGAAGAAGCCAGATTTTTCAACATCTTTAATGCCATTGCCATTATAGCAGCTGCCTATCTCTTGGCATTTGACATCACTGGAAATCATGGTCATGTTGTCTCCCTTGTATTTGTTGCAGGACTAATATTCCTTCTAGCAAGTCCATTATTTGTTCCTTTATATTCGGTTCTGTTGAAGCTTAAGTCCAATTCGGATACTGAGCAGCAGATTAAGGAACCATTACTTGTTGGCCCAGAAGATTCACCAGCAAAGGCACAGAAGCCAGAGCCAGCAACAACAGTCAGTGTTGAAGTGGAGAATGCTGGAATCAAGCAACGACCAATGATTGGGGAGGATCACACAATCATCGAAATGATACGGACATATGATTTCTGGGTTTTGTTCATATCATTCCTCTGTGGTGTGGGTACTGGAATGTGTGTAATGAACAACTTGGGGCAGATGGGCCTGGCTCTTGGATACATTGATGTatccatttttgtttctctcaCCAGCATTTGGGGATTTTTCGGACGTATTATTTCCGGTCTGGTATCAGAACAGCTCCTCTG GAAATTTGGGACACCAAGACCTCTATGGAATGCAGCTTCTCAAGTCCTAATGACACTAGGATTTGTCATCATGGCATTGGCCTTGCCCGGATCTCTATATATTGGTTCAATCTTGGTTGGAATATGCTATGGAGTTCGTCTGACCATTACTGTCGCAGTAGCCTCAGAACTATTTGGTCTCAAATATTATGGCTTGTTATACAACATTCTCATTCTTAATCTTCCACTGGGTTCTTTCCTCTTCTCTGGCCTGCTTGCTGGTTATCTTTACGATGCTCAAGCCGCTAGAAGCCCTGCTGGTGGTGGCAATACCTGTGTTGGTCCCCATTGCTATTTCCTTGTCTTCCTGATAATGGCTCTTGCCTGTGTTATTGGGTTTGGGTTAGATGTGCTCCTAGCAATTAGAACAAAGAAGGTATACTCCAAGATTTACACAGACAGGAAATTTAGTCCAGCTTCAACAGTTGCTTAG